Part of the Spea bombifrons isolate aSpeBom1 chromosome 3, aSpeBom1.2.pri, whole genome shotgun sequence genome, tatatatatctgctgtAAGGTATTTATATTTGATGCCGCCCTAGGTCTGACCCTGGGCAGCATTGCCAGCTAAATGGGTCGATCCAAAGATCTTCCCATTGAGCGGCAGTGAACAGGAAACCTGATGGCCCAATTGGGTGGTTGGTTCTTGGTTTGGTGGCCAACAGCCTGATGCTCTCTTGGAACTATTGCTAGGGGCCTAGGCctatttgcatacctgggagcATCCAGGCTCTGGCTATCCGATGCCCTTGCTCTTTGGGACTAGCTACAAACGCAGAAAAATTTACGTAGTAGGGAGTCTCCACACTACTGCCGTGGTGATCCGGAACAGCAAGTCTTCAGGCGAGAACCGGAGAGGTTATGAGATTTGGTTTCGGGTAGAACACACTTCTTGATATCGGCTTCtctaacataaaacaagtaTCTTCAAATTAAATGGACTGATTGGAAAACAAGAAGTCCAAACCACAGAATGATTCTGTCATGTTAAAAACAGTTTCCCTTTACTCTTACCACTCAATTCAATAAACATCATTGCTGCCAAAATGCTACTTTCCATTTTACTATTCTCtaatactctcttacactcaagCTATCCAAAACCTATGGCCCCGTGTTCAGCGTTCAGATGGGCATGAAAAAAATGGTGGTCCTGGCTGGATACGAAACCGTAAAAGATGCTCTGGTGAACCATGCTGAAGAGTTCGGGGAACGGTGTCTTTTGCCGATATTTAAAAAGATGGACAAAGGGCTGGGTAAGGTCATTTATTTCTATTCCCAAACATCAACTATTTTCCCCACAAAGCTTGGCCATCAACTTAAAGCGGGCGTCCATGTTTTCAGGGGAGCGTCCactaaataaaacttcctttccTGGTTTCTCCCTGTCCTGGTTATTGTCTGCTAAATGCCTCTTAAGTCCAATGGCATATTATAATTCAAAAGCAACTGTTTAGATTTGATTTTGTGTTTTGGTTTAACTTGTACTAATCGTAGTCAatggcattataaaaaaaaaaatccaaatcagttattttgttttgttaaatagTAAGGTTTTCAATGTTGATCAAACACTCGCTTTAGTGCACAATTTCATGCAAAGAATACAGTAATGAATGAAAGATTGATATGAAATCCAAATAACTTGTAtatatcagggtttttttttgcacctggAATAATAGTCGCCCCATATTCCCAAGCACCACAGGCTAAAGAATGCTTATTCTTTAGTTTTCAGGGATATCACTTGTCAAgtataaattaacagatttCCACTGAGCTGTATGTACGAGATCTTCATTTACACAATACCTCAACAATTAAGAAAACAATCAAGCCAGGGAAATGATATAAGAGGATTATACATATCCATTCCCAACCATGTTATAAGAGAAAACAAGACAAAACATAAATTCTGGCAATTctagaactatatatataaataaatatatatatatatatatatatatttatatatatatatatacagagtgagaaagagagagaaggatAGTGATACATGAGAGAAGGAGAACAAAGAGGGACAGAAGGATCTATTCTATAAAGGTCAAGTGTGAACAAGATAAGTTAAGTCCTGATGAAGATGActggcattagtagcaggaggaGGCATGAGGTTCTGCCGCTTTACaaatctctggtcagacctcacacCCAAGaagaagcccactggacagggcacaaggcagggaGCTGTGAAGAGGAgttcaactccaggcagacctcttcaaggggcggccacgcctggcagtttgcaaGGCTGGGGCTGAATCCCGACAAGACTAAAGAAACtctatatgtatagcttggagaaaagcagagaaaggagagaagtgatggaaacatttaactaTGTAAAGGGAATACACAGTGAACACAGTAATAGGGGACATTATGGATATTTGAATTAACACAAACTGCACATACAATGAGAAGTAAaagcagtaaaatatataataatatatattcatatacagATATCTGAGAAGCCGAACTTCAATCAGCATGATTTTATGTCACAAGTTATATCACATGATCAAAATTGTGATACATATTGTCCCTCCTAACCCTTGGGCACAGGCTTCACGTGTCACGGTCCAACATTGTTGTTCTAGGTGACCTTACATGACTTTTAAAGTTAATTCTCTGTGAATTCCAAATTGTTTTAATATCTTGCCACGTGAAGCTTTCTAGTATATGTCTACTCTTCATGTCGAACCCTAGATTCAGTTACATTAAAGGTTCGTCCTAgtgacatatttatttatgtctaCGTTGACTCCACCAGTGGCACCATGAGAGGCAGCCTTACTGAGGATTAAGTAGGCATTACAACACTGGTATTTGAAGAGAATATTAGGCAGTGGCTGAATTTGTACTGAATTTGGACATAACCTCCCAGTGgaaacttccgccaaaatggcggaGCATCCAGTGACGTCTTCAACCCCGATTGGACAGACGGGGTAGAGGGTGTCACTGGCGGCTTCGCCATTTTGCCTTAAGATAACCTAATTtaaacttccgccaaaatgacCGAGCTTCTGTTGATCTCCTCTCCAACAACTGGACAAGGTAGGgggacattcagagagcatgaaaGAGAGTGAACGAAAATGAGAACATGAGAGAGCGAGGCTCTAAGAGAGTTTGAGTAAATGTGGGCGTaggacaacaaatttaattcccaAATTTAAAATGATCCCCGattttcatataaaacaaacaggcaggaaatgtagttcattgtctgaaaatgaatggccCATAAGaactgaaaaatgtgtccaaatcctTTTGGACCatttgcataatatatatatgtatatatatattgtgggaaAATGTTGGTTCTTTCattatgttactttatttttccattCTCCTAAACATTTAATTCTGTAATTTAGGACTTGTTCATTCACAAGGAGAAAACTGGAAGGTAATGAGAAGGTTCACTATCACAACCTTACGTGACTTTGGAATGGGGAAGAGCGGCATAGAGGAGAAAATCAATGAGGAAGGTGGCCACTTGCTGAGACATTTTGaatcattaaaaggtatagtaAATGTATAATTGTGAAAGGCTTTTTCCAAGGGGGAATATAGAAAAGAACGAAAAGGTGGTCAAAGTTGCCACACACAACCATATATAAAGAAGTCTGTATTATCTTCTTAACTGTATTCTTTACCATGTATTTATGGTTGTCCTTTATTCGGCATTAACAGGTAAACCCTTTGAGTGCACTATGATACTGAATGCCGCAGTTGCCAATATTATAGTTGCCATCCTACTTGGACAGCGCATGGATTACGAGGACCAAACATTTACAAACCTCTTAAGTCTGGTCAATGAGAACGTGAGACTTCTGGGAGCTCCGTCAGTTTCGGTAATATTTTTGTGCACGAAAACAGATTTAAGGCAAAATGGACATTTAGAACAATCAATTAAAACCATTCTTTGACCATGTTCCGAAGTTTAGCtcttttgtaattttaaaaattCTGGTTTCCTATTGTTTTTTGCTCTAgtttgggaaaaaaattgtaattaatGACAATTTAATCTTTCCCAAATATCAAACATTATTGGCATAGAATAATATAAGGAAGAGACTATTGTTTTCAAGATGTTGCTGGATTCATGGTGTGTAAGATGTGGAGCCCAAACAAAGATTTAATAAAAGTGAAATTACCTCCTTCACATACCCTATGCTTACATACATGGGGATTTTCAAAATTACATATTAGCCCTTAAATAGCCCACCACAAAGGATTAGACTAGATTAGTGACTCTCAGCAACAAAATGgttgtattattaatattgcattattataatgaaatatttaacatgattcaagtaatacaaaacaaagtattttcacaaatatgcaGGTTGCTGCTCAAGCTGCTCTTAGACGGTGACCAATAAGGGCTTTGTTGATGAAGTTTTGATGTCTCCACTTTACTGGCCTTACTTGCTTTTTCCTATGTaatttttatagatatataatgtatttccgTATTTCGGATTTCTTCCTGGAAGTCATCAAACTATTCTGAAAAATGTGAAAGAACTTTGTGCCTTCATTAAAAGCAAATTTGTCCAGCATCTAAATAATTTAGATGTAGACGACCAGAGGAGTTTCATTGATACATTCCTGGTTCGACAAAACGAGGTACTAGTTTTGTGTGATTTTCAAACttgtgactatatatatatcctcactGCTAACTTCTTCCAACGTCATGTTATGACTGGAGTACCCCCGATCTCCGGGTCAAGCCCCCACTCAATTTACCTTATCCCAGTAACGACAGACACCAGAAAATTGGGTTGAAAAGGCAGCAGccttaaataattaacaaaacccATAAAGCCTACCAGGCAAACTAGGAACCACCACACAGGGAAAGACATACCAAGATGCCCAAACCCAAATCTGAGGCTCCCAGCACCACCTACTGGGAACCCCCCGCCAAATGCTCTCCGCCAGAGCATTCACACCCCCTAGATGTCTGGTAAGCAGAAATACCCCAACCTAACACAACAAAGAGGGGGGAGGGCAGGACAAACAACACAGGGTAAGGCGACTACAAAATGTCCCTCAGCCTCGTGTCACAACCCCTTAAGTAACTACCCCCTAAACCCCACCCTCAACTTACCAAAAATTGGCTCCAAAGTCAGGGCTCACTCTGGCCATGCTGACCCCCGCGGGCATCAATCTGCTTCCTTTCGGGGACAGGCTGACAAAAGGTAGACATGAAAGGACATTTTGTGAGCTCTATACCCAACTGCTTAAAAGGGGAACTCTTACATGTGATATATATCCATAATTTTAATaagttaaatgtttttgttattctaATTTAGATTTACTAGCTGTGACGATGACCAAAGACATAGCAAGAGCATTTTATGCTAATTGTCTTTCATTTccaatgatcatacctgggaactcttggcctccggctacccggagccttcccttgcgggacgcggccaggactgcacactgacgtcagtgggcggtcctgcgtacgtcggtgggcggtcctgtgtacatcggtgggcggtcccgctgacgtcgggggcgatCCCACTGACGTCTGCTGGAAACACCCATAATTCTAGGGAAAATAGGCGGGAGcaggcgtgtcaagaccccgcaacCCGGAGAATTCGAGTCTTGACCCGGAGGACTGGAGAAGCGGTCAAATCCGGAAAGTTCCCGGGTATGCCCATGATCCCTCAATGGACAATGCGCCGGAATCCCACTGttagcccaagcaggaagtggACTCTACCTGCATAGTGAGGCACTAGCGATTGCTTACAGCCATGCAGTTTCTCtgtaaagctattatcacaaatgTATTATGTTAGGGCAGGTATTTAAAGTATGTGATACAGCAGCAGTAAGATGGCAGCTCCCGCCTGTAAAAAATGATtatcatgttatatatataggtgtaagAATTAACCTTTCAGTTTTGATGCAGAGTCTCCGGGAGAAGCCATGCTTTCCCTTGTGGGGTCGGTTTCTTCTTTCTACCCCGAGGAAGCATGGATACACCACCATCACCTCCCACCCACTCCCCATCCACTAGTGGATAGTAATACTTCACTTTTCCGCTCATTGTTTAAAACTGAGTTTTAACACATTTGTAACTGAAGGCAGCATTAGAAGAATCATCGCCATCATTCTTATTCCCAATAAGAAAAATGGATCTAGCCATagtagcccaagagaaaatggagcttttagttgaagttgatcaGCTATGACTAAATATTCTAAAACTTtaccaaaaaattatttaggcaaatatatttttttattttttttgccagggacacttaattgtcatgtgacacaaaagtgtGCCCTAATAGGCTATTGccatataaaagagaaaaaaaatatgattctcTTGTTAATTTTAGGGTACAGAAGTCTCGAAAAAGTATTTCCATGAAGAAAACTTACTCTTTCTTGTAAGAAATTTGTTTTCTGCTGGAATGGAAACAACATCAACCACCCTCCGCTGGGGTCTACTTCTTATGATTAAATATCCAGAAATCCAAGGTatttcttattgattttttagaATTGAATATCATATTTtagcatatttaataaacattttattgttaatgATTATTCCTTATCATAtcactattattttattatatgggtAGTTGTGTCTATGATACAAATACAAGATGAAGCTTAAAGAAAgcatttaatgttattaatatatGATATCAATGTTTCATCTATTTATATTGAGTTACGCATTTGGGAGATTTTCTAGCTTATCTGGGAACCTTTGTGTAATAGTTGTCCgctctgaaaatatattatttgccaAAGCCAGTGAATATAAGTCAGAATAACTTAAAACTAAACTATGAATTcaatatttatgtgtttattaataTATCATGAATTACAAGCTTGTAAAATTttacaaatcctacattttatgccgcttttgaaataaacaaaatatttctattaaaaaaacccttatgtgcctaccatgggagcagccatcttaaagGAAAAGTCccatacagtaatgtaggtcggcattaaacaatatatggtaatatatatttttgttcaaattTATTTGTAGACCcggaggccgccattgctgtcagtcgtgtgatattttagctgactttccctgctcaaacaccacactgagctgatgctttatggcaatgctaatgaagtccattcctccatagactttcattaatcagCAGGTCTGactggatgattaagactgaaccattctattgtttcctactggcagtatgataaggagtcagggtgttctGCCTAGCAGATCGGGCTCAGATACTGGCAGCCATTTGTAAGGGGAGGAAAAGGGACAGAACTtcatgacccttgcactgcccacaCCCAGGAGGTTCCCCATTTCCCAAACCCGAAATAAAActcagacaccagcaggatttagaaaaggccgagacatttatttagcaaaagtctcaacataactttatttaacattttataaattatttaaaaccactttaataataacctctgtataaatactatacaggcTTCTGTACATCTGTGTACAAACAAtcagctgagggttcccaacctaaacgcagacaatggcttcacactaccccttccgccggataccagCAATCGT contains:
- the LOC128482748 gene encoding cytochrome P450 2K4-like: MELTFHGATFVVLGLTLLYIFNVLSKWNSRKLKNFPPGPRCLPLIGNLHCIDLKKPHLTYLKLSKTYGPVFSVQMGMKKMVVLAGYETVKDALVNHAEEFGERCLLPIFKKMDKGLGLVHSQGENWKVMRRFTITTLRDFGMGKSGIEEKINEEGGHLLRHFESLKGKPFECTMILNAAVANIIVAILLGQRMDYEDQTFTNLLSLVNENVRLLGAPSVSIYNVFPYFGFLPGSHQTILKNVKELCAFIKSKFVQHLNNLDVDDQRSFIDTFLVRQNEGTEVSKKYFHEENLLFLVRNLFSAGMETTSTTLRWGLLLMIKYPEIQEKVQKEISQVVGLAQPNWNHRGLLPYTNAVIHEIQRFADIVPLNVPHETTKDVTFKGYFIPKGTCIIPLLSSVLRDKTQFDYPDEFNPNNFLDAEGNFLKKDAFMPFSAGRRVCAGENLAKMELFIFFTSLLQKFTFCLPPGVAEVDLTLGIGFTNTPPMQMICAKPCF